AGTGACaatctcattttaatgaaaatagaggcaataattgaaaacaaagtgTTGAGGCTCTCAAGTGAACTAGTTTGGCAAACATTCATTGTATATCTACTAATGCACAGCATTGACATAGATGAGGAAGtaacaaagatattaaataaaattgtttttttttccttacataatTTGTAGTCTAGAGTGGATGGCAGACACATAGAAATGATTAAGAGATTGAATTCCAGGGAGTGCTAAAATAGAAGTTGAATCAAGAGTCATGGGAGAATGTGGGAGAAGGAGATGAATTCCAGCTGGAGAAATATAGGCACTTCATATGCTTCTTTGGGCCATATTTGAACTAAATTTTTAAGCATGGGGTTTGGGAATGGCATGAGGAACTTGATCAGAGACCCAGCTGCTAAATAATGCATAATGCTTTTGGAGAATAGCAAGTAAAACATGGCAGTTGTAATGGCTATTATAGGCTGGGAATAGCaagtaaaagcagaaaataacattataaaattgGATTGAAAACAGTTGAGAACTCTTTATGGCAGTTTCAGGCATCTCAACTTTTTAATTGTAGTAGAAATCCATGGCTGATCCTATAGCAGGAAAGGTCATTATTGTTGTCGTACAGCAGAGAAACCACACTGGTAGTGAATTTGTATTGCAAATTGAAGAGAAGCTGGTAGTCAAGTGACAAGTAGAAATGCTCACTGTAATTTGGATCCACAGTAACAAGGCAATTACTGTCAGGGTAATGAGGTGGCAGAAGCAAGCAACAGATGGCAGGAAATTTTAGGAGGCAGAGACAGCAGGGCTTGCCTTTTACCAAATGCAGCAAATGCCACAGCAGGAATAGTTGAAGATTAATCcaagttttgtttagttttgttttcctggAAGATGAGGATGCCATCAGTGAAATGGGTAAATTACGAGTTTGGTTAAGGGTTcgtaaaaaatactaaatactatACAGGCAGAAAATTCCTGATCATGGACCACTTTAAACTCTCTGGatcacaatttcttcatctataaaataggcacCATTCATGTTGTGATTATCTCACTGGGTTGCTGTGAAAACCGGACAAAGTCATGCAGGTGGtgtggaaatattttctcaactGTCAAATCTATTCCCAAAGTGAGGAATCAATAGAACTCTTCAAATTCCCCTACTTTTGCCATAGAGACAACTTTATGGCAATCAGCATGGAATTCTCTTCCCACAAAACAGCACCCTGACCTGTAGCAAGATTGTTTAGAAAAGAAgtctcaagaaaatattttctaaataacatatattaaaatatgatttagcaAACTCTAATTTTTCACTGCCAAAGCCTTCTGGATTTAATCAGCTTCATTTAGAGGTTTAGCCAAACaggttttcaaaatggaaaaggagaaCAAAAGCTATTGTTATGGAAGCCCAAAACGTTTCTAATTCTTGCAGAATAGAAGGGCTTAGTGAATGAAAAGAGGCCACTTACTAGGCTGGGCCTAGAATGTGAATTAAATTTAGAAACACCAATTTTCTGAAACTATGTAATATCATTGTAGAAGGGTTTGATATGTGTACACAACTGTCACCACTATGCACATTCTTAAAGTTGCCATTAGTTGGCATTAGTTCTCAATTAGTTGATGGAAATCCTGAGACTAGTAAGAGGATCACCAAGATAACCTACTGAAATATCATAACGGCACCTGATTCTCTGTTGGAAATATAAGCAGCTGAAGGAGGAAGAAGCATATGGTAACATGCTGCCTCACAGACATGGCGTTAGGACATGTACTTGTCCTAAGTTCaattacaatattaaataaatgacattcctcacacagttatgtatgtgtgtgtgtatttagccCATTTACTTGTTTATGTCCAAGAGTTGTTTTACAAGGAATTAAAGTGGTTTTACAGTTAGCAGTAAAGGACAAAGGACATAGATGAGGAAATGTGAACAAATGGAAAGTAAGAACAAATTACAAATATGGTGATAGTATCACAGAACTGGGGCCTTCTAGGAAACTGAGGAAGCCTGAAGGTCCCCACCTCCCCTCAAACCCTAATTTTTTTGATCAAGTTAGAATGATTTCAGatatgtcactcagagtaacaggcaatgagtttattgaaaggataggaaaaggaaaagggaactgTATGCACAAATAACTGAGACAGGAGAGGCCTCAAATGAATCAACAGCTGTCTTTACTAAGTGTCAGCAAAATGGCACATGGCACATTGTCAGGGGAGAACATGGCACAACTTGTTACAAGAGGGGTCTTAATGAGAGTTAATCCTAGCAGAATGTTTAGTGTAAATTAATCATAAGATGGAGGAGAAGTAGTCTTGGCCAACAGGAaactagttgtgcaggttaaaaatCTAACTCAGTAAAACAGCTATAAAAGCTCAAAACTCATTCTAACCCAAGGAAATGGTTGTAAAAGCTCAAAACTCACTGTTACTGGGATAAACATTCAGAATGGAGAGCTCCTTTGTTTGCCTTCCTCTCTAGGACTCAATGTTACTAGGAAAGGATAAAAGCCCAGAAATTGATACTCATTGCTTATCTTCTTCCCCCTGGATCCACTGTTACCCAGAGCTtcactttatttgcttttttttccttccagaactCACTGGAAATGGGAAAGGGTAAAAGTTCAGGGCCCAGTGCCTAGTACCCACTTCCTCCTTTCAGGATCCATTGCCAATGGGAAGGGATGAACCTGTGTCTTCTTCaccacctccctccttcctggccactGTGTCCTCCTTTCTTCCTGGGGGCTGTCTTGGGGAATGTTATTTATTATATCCTTCAAGGACACTATATATAGAGAAAATgtgtcctctcagagaggaaaggTACAGAAAGCCTCTGGTGTACCCCACGTTTATTAGGGATcccagagaaatttccagagagtcccCACACAGATCcatcttttgacttttgactcacagcaagatgacatcagacgTTCAattccccactgccatgacaactctaggtcactttgactTATGCTGACAGTTCTAATTGAATTCTTAACCACaaattcttacaaattttatGGCTAAGAGGAATTATCCTTGTCTCTCTTTTGAGTTTTGGGATCTAGTCTATGAAAAGGATCACAAAATTTCCTCcatcagggtaacttgtgtttctcttatcaacattatttagGTAACAGGTATTTTACTGAGGAATGTGACTTATCCTGTCCACTTAAGGCAGGCAGGGCTGTAAGTAAATTACTTCTGAGAAAAGAAAGTATGGGGGGGTCaacacagtgggcccattttatagaattattccattAACTTTGTGTTCCCACCACTTACATCTGTCTGTCCCTTATTGATagcacaaagcaaaacaaagcaccaTATATTCCTGCCAGATTTGTGAGCTAATTCTGGCTTTAGATTTCTTGGTAGCCAAAATAAGCATCAAAACATGTTCTGTGTGCATGAATATTCAGAAAACTTGCAGCTACTTCTGGTGGGAAGATTCAATTCAAGCTTTGCTATGGCCCTTTGCAAAGGCAACACCTTGGAATATCTGGAATATCGTGGATGACATCTTCCACATCTTCACTATGTTTATCACAGAAAGTTTcatatgattgtttttattttaacattcctGAAGGACTAAAGGCAGCATCCTAATGCATAAATGAACAGTTCAGTATATATAAAGATGACTTTtaacacaaatgacaaaattgagATTCAGACTATAAAGTACTATGTGAAAGTGAAATTTCTTGAAGTTGATAGCTGTTCTGTGAATATGTGGGATATCTTTGTGAAATATACATTGTATGCTTAGAATTAAAGGGACAGCATGTAGGTAACTTCTGCTAACAGAGTtcagaggagaagagaaagagaccagaGAGCAAGTGATAAAGCAAATGTTAACAACAGGTGAATCTGATCAAAATCTATTTTGATGTTAAATATATGATACTTATCTTACAATGTTTCTATAAGTTATTtctgtaagatttttttaaagtcataattttcattagaattgaaatgcaaaatttATGTTTGAAAAAACTACAAGCATTTTTGGAagttacaaaagtaaaaaaaaacaaatacccttttgattcatatgtaaaaattttactATTCTGTCCTTAACctgtttttgcaattttttcaAGACTATACTATCTAGTAGAAACATAAAGTAGCTGTAAAAATTCACAATTATTGTAATGAACTTAGTtgctttataaatactttttatagaTAACTAAAAGTGAATACTTTAATTCATAAATGCATAACTTTTAGAATTTAgaaccaaaaaaataacaaaaccattcATTATGTTATCActtacatactttatataaattcagttgttaataaggtttagtctttcttttttaatgtttattttttaattgtagttggacacaatacctttatttcacttattgtgctactgagaatcgaacccagaatTTCAAACATGTGAGgatagcactctaccactgaacaacaaccccagcctcaaggtttagtctttctttaaaagttttatcactttattcacatttcacattcaccAGGATGTCTTGTGCTGTGGtgagtaaagttttattttttattaaaagcttttccacattattcgcatttgtagggcttttctccagtgtgtgttctgttgtggtgaataaggcctcttttattgctaaaagctttgccacatttcttatatttataatgcttctctccagtgtaaatgcccctgtggcaaataaggtgaaatatttgagtaaaaactttgTCACACAGTTTGCGTTTgtgaggcttctctccagtgtgagttctgttgtggcaaATAAGGTACTATTTTGACTGAAGGAGttgccacattctttatatttgtaaggcttctctctagTGTGAGTTCCTCTGTGGCAAATAAAGCCTGTTTTTTgagtaaaagctttgccacattcgttacatttgtagggcttctctccagtgagttctgctgtggtgaataaggtctattttttgaccaaaagctttgccacatttttcacatttgtagggcttctctccagtgtgagttctactgtggcaaataaggcttgatttttcaccaaaagctttaccacattctgtacatttgtagggcttctctccagtgtgagttcttctgtggcaaataaggtctgattttttaccaaaagctttgccacaatctttgcatgtgtagggcttctctccagtgtgagttctgttgtggcgaataaggtttgatttttgaccaaaagctttggcacattctttacatttgtagggcttctctccagtatgagttctactgtggcaaataaggcttgatttttcaccaaaagctttgccacatgctgtacatttgtagggcttctctccagtgtgagttctgctgtggcgaataagatgtgatttttgaccaaaagctttgccacattctgtacatttgtagggcttctctccagtgtgagttcttctgtggcaaataaggtctgattttcgaccaaaagctttgccacattctgtacatttgtagggcttctctccagtgtgagttctgttgtggcgaATAAGgactgatttttgaccaaaagctttgccacaatctttacatgagtagggcttctctccagtgtgagttctgctgtggtaaataaggtctgattttttaccaaaagccttgccacaatctttacatttgtagggcttctctccagtgtgtgtttttctgtggcgaataaggcttgatttttcaccaaaagctttgccacattctgtacatttgtagggcttatctccagtgtgtgttcttctgtggcaaataagaTGTGATTTGTGACCaaaagttttgccacattctgtacatttgtagggcttctctccagtgtgagttctgttgtggcaaataaggtctgatttttgaccaaaagctttgccacaatctttgcatgtgtagggcttctctccagtgtgagttctgttgtggcgaATAAGgactgatttttgaccaaaagctttggcacattctttacatttgtagggcttctctccagtgtgagttctgttgtggtaAATAAGGTCTGAATTGTCACCAAAAGCCTTGCCACaaactttacatttgtaggacttctctccagtatgagttcttcTGTGGCGAATAAGTCTTGATTTTTCAACaaaagttttgccacattctgtacatttgtagggcttctctccagtgtgagttctgctgtggcaaataaggtctgattttcgaccaaaagctttgccacaatctttgcatgtgtagggcttctctccagtgtgagttctgttgtggcgaATAAGgattgatttttgaccaaaagctttggcacattctttacatttgtagggcttctctccagtgtgtgtttttctgtggcgaataaggcttgatttttcaccaaaagctttgccacatgctgtacatttgtagggcttctcttcagtgtgagttcttctgtggcgAATAAGATGTGATTTgtcaccaaaagctttgccacattctgtacatttgtagggcttctctccagtataattTCGCTGATGGTGAACAAGGCCTGATTTTGTATATGATTTCTTGTGTTCACTCTCacttatatttttccatattttcttttgtggtaaataattaagatcacaacttttatattttgcaatTATCACttcatgaaatctattttttaggCCCTGATTAAGAGTCatgactgaaaaaaacaaaaattaaaaaaaaatgcctattagactgggataaatatatttttaatacataacatgaaattaagGTAAAATTAATACATCAGGAGTGTAGCAGATTAGTAAATCCAAAGTCACcataaatcaaaaaaaaatattagttcaatgaaaatgtacagaaaaaattaCCTTGAGAATATTATCCAAATTTTTGTGGAGACCACAGTATCCAAGAGGAGAACATCATTAAAAAGAGTAATATAATTAAGTGTAGAAAAGTATCATTAATAGCCTTTGTCCTTCATAAGATAGTAGTGTGTATTTAGGAAATATCTACCATCTACCTTCACTGTCAGTAGAATAAGAGAAATCtaaaacatatacaaacatttctggcttttttaaagagtgtccaaaataaagtttttgtgtTCCATGACATAGAGTCATGAAAATATCTAGCAGATTTTGAATGATAATACCATAAATATTCAACAAGGAAAAGAGGCAATggactcttaaaaagaaatatgaacaaaaaaattactaagaaatatacacatatatatctataaaatttttcataaatacattttaaaagactataaaaacctTGTATAGGTGATGGCCATAATATTTGGATGAATTCAACACATGACAATCAagtataataaattgatttttatattattacatttgtGTGATGAGAGTTTCCTTTATTTACAAAtacaactttgtttatttataaatatatcatagtactttatactatatatacaaggtaaaatgactaaatagaatgaattaacaaaattattatttcatataaattatcaatttttttcttaaaaggtattgtattccttctactagtatttatgaagaacataatacactcactatgtggtaaaataaaactctgaccctattatgctcaataaaataaaaaatattttatatatcaaccCTATAGCATCAACCCTACATAAAACACAGTACCTGCTGAGCAAAattttgctcactaaatttctgacttCCACATTTTGAATCAAAAGCTCCTACAACTTAATATCTGCCTGCCACCTTTCACTTAATTCAAAGTCctgcatatatttcttataacactgtaagagacaaaaatattatataactaaataataatagtatataagtacatattttaaaacctttgaCATTGATGGGCACCCAAATTGAGTCTCTAGCTTtaatactgagaaaaatattgtCACTAAACACAAAAGCCGAGGtatctcttcaattttctgatttaattgttcaTGGATACATATTTAGTACTGGCAATTCTGGATCTTTAGGTCATCCAACTTTTAATGTTTCATGTGTAATGCTTGAGATTACCCCAAAAATTCTATATCACGGACAACAcatgtcttttttaaattgtttgagccattctgtttctaaatttctgtgACTTCTCTCAAACATAAAGTACTTTTGCATGGCCTCCCAATTAGCAAATATTACAAGGATGCAGCACTGTTCttgcctatttctttttatttaaaatttttatactttttttctcgaAAATGGACTATATAATCTATTGATGGCTCctttattgaacaaataaaaaatagtacagcaaatacaaacaaagagaaGCATGAGCTAAATCCaagtgacaaaaaagaaaaataaaacatgaagaattTAACATTAGGATACTGAcagttatgaattactcaaagaacactaaataactatttaaaaaatgtttagagagtgaaattgaaaaatattaacatcaatgaGCACAATGTTTATGTGAacaattctttaagaaaaaatgagagggGCATTTCTAGTGTGCAAATTTGAAATTCTACAAATATGGAAGAGGCTTATTAACCAGTACCAAGTTTAAGAGGAGCAACTtgtaaaatactgtaaaaattaaaaatctataggatatataaagcgaagtgggaaatatatatatatatatatatatatatatatatatatatatatacacacacacacacacagtgtgttttgtgtagggttgatattataggcaaagactctctctctctctctctctctctctctctctctctctctctatatatatatatatatatatatatatatatatatatatatagtgtgaaaagaatccaagcatgccacaataaattaaaccagaaattaaatcactaattaaaagaaaaaaaaatgtaaaaaattataaagtagaagtataatgatttattcacttcaaaatatttatgattactagtgcattattgc
This genomic interval from Urocitellus parryii isolate mUroPar1 unplaced genomic scaffold, mUroPar1.hap1 Scaffold_49, whole genome shotgun sequence contains the following:
- the LOC144252638 gene encoding LOW QUALITY PROTEIN: uncharacterized protein LOC144252638 (The sequence of the model RefSeq protein was modified relative to this genomic sequence to represent the inferred CDS: inserted 3 bases in 2 codons) — its product is MAASDKPLLAQPADVSTTSWLYLPSWFFLQLPLHLGQPRPLSLPPHASPPASHGPLGAQEWQGLLQLHRHGGQRVGGRRCLEEEVMTLNQGLKNRFHEVIIAKYKSCDLNYLPQKKIWKNISESEHKKSYTKSGLVHHQRNYTGEKPYKCTECGKAFGDKSHLIRHRRTHTEEKPYKCTACGKAFGEKSSLIRHRKTHTGEKPYKCKECAKAFGQKSILIRHNRTHTGEKPYTCKDCGKAFGRKSDLICHSRTHTGEKPYKCTECGKTFVEKSRLIRHRRTHTGEKSYKCKVCGKAFGDNSDLIYHNRTHTGEKPYKCKECAKAFGQKSVLIRHNRTHTGEKPYTCKDCGKAFGQKSDLICHNRTHTGEKPYKCTECGKTFGHKSHLICHRRTHTGDKPYKCTECGKAFGEKSSLIRHRKTHTGEKPYKCKDCGKAFGKKSDLIYHSRTHTGEKPYSCKDCGKAFGQKSVLIRHNRTHTGEKPYKCTECGKAFGRKSDLICHRRTHTGEKPYKCTECGKAFGQKSHLIRHSRTHTGEKPYKCTACGKAFGEKSSLICHSRTHTGEKPYKCKECAKAFGQKSNLIRHNRTHTGEKPYTCKDCGKAFGKKSDLICHRRTHTGEKPYKCTECGKAFGEKSSLICHSRTHTGEKPYKCEKCGKAFGQKIDLIHHSRTHXGEKPYKCNECGKAFTQKTGFICHRGTHTREKPYKYKECGNSFSQNSTLFXHNRTHTGEKPHKRKLCDKVFTQIFHLICHRGIYTGEKHYKYKKCGRDTVRLLPMYYPSQLWSQDATPAGVAPHKLLNTLALSLLEALLPDPQWPTGVQW